A genomic region of Prionailurus viverrinus isolate Anna chromosome D4, UM_Priviv_1.0, whole genome shotgun sequence contains the following coding sequences:
- the CD4H9orf85 gene encoding uncharacterized protein C9orf85 homolog isoform X2 produces MSSQKGNVARSRPQRHQNTFSFKNDKFDKSIQTKKINAKLHDGVCQRCKEVLEWRVKYSKYKPLSKPKK; encoded by the exons ATGAGCTCCCAGAAAGGGAACGTGGCTCGTTCCAGGCCTCAGAGGCACCAGAATACGTTTAGCTTCAAAAATGACAAGTTTGATAAGAGTATTCAGACCAAG aaaattaatgcaAAGCTTCATGATGGAGTTTGTCAGCGCTGTAAAGAAGTTCTTGAATGGCGTGTAAAATACAGCAAATATAAACCATTGTCAAAGCCTAAAAAATG